The DNA segment GTGGTCCGAGCCGGAAAAGGACAGCTTGCGCGCCGCGGCGGACATAATCGGGGCGACCATTGCCCGGCAGAGGGTTCAGGACGCGTTGCTGGAATCCAAGTCCACGTTGGAACAGAGGGTTCTCGCGCGGACCCGGGAACTCCAGAGTCAAGTCCGGGCCAAAGAGCGGGCCCTGGCCGAGCTGGCCGCGGCGCAAAGCTCTCTTTTGGAGATGTCCCGTGCCGCGGGCATGGCCGAGGTGGCTACCGGGGTGCTGCACAACGTGGGCAACGTACTGAACAGCGTGAACGTGTCCTGTTCCTTGCTTCAGGATCAGCTTCGCCAGTCACGGGTAGGCAACGTGGCCAAGGTGGCGGAGATGTTGAGCGAAGCTGAGGGTGAGCTGCCCCGCTTTTTGGCCGAGGACTCTCGTGGGCGCCGGATTCCGGCCTATTTACGTTCTTTGGCCGATGTCCTGCAAGAAGAACAGAAGCTTATGGCCAGGGAAGCCCAGACACTGCAAGACCGAGTCGAGCACATCAAGGAAATCGTCTCCATGCAGCAAACTTTCGGGCGTATCTCCGGAGTCCTGGAAATTTTGCCTCCGGAGCAGTTGATGGAAGACGCCCTCAAGCTCAACGCCGAGGCTTTGGCCCGGCACGGGATCACGGTGCGCCGCGAATACGAGCCCATGCCTCCGGTCAGCGTGGATAAGCACAAGGTTTTGCAAATTCTCCTGAACCTGATCACTAACGCCAAGTACGCCTGCCTGGAAGGAGATGCGGATGCAATGACGATCACCCTGGCCCTGTCCCGCCCAGCTTCGGACCGGGTGCTCATGCAGGTCGTCGACAACGGGATGGGCATTGCTCCGGAGAATTTGACCCGGATTTTCCAGCACGGCTTCACCACCCGCCAGGGCGGCCACGGTTTCGGCCTGCATAGCGGAGCCCTAGCCGCCAGGGAACTCGGCGGCAGTCTGAGCGTACACAGTGATGGTCCGGGTCGCGGCGCGACGTTCACTCTGGAGTTTCCAACTGCTGGGAACGGCGCGCAATAAGCGGCGTGGCGGTTCTGATCTCAAGAGCTCGAAATCAATCCTCGAATTGGTTGACAATCCTGAACTTTTCCGCGGAGGTTCTCTTCTAATGAGAACACTCATGGCTTTTCTGTTGGTAATGTATGCGGCCGGCTGGTCTCATGCCGAGCCTGAGCTGGTCCGAAGCGATCAAGTCGTCCGCCTCGGTATTTCCTCGCGAACCTTTCCGGCGACTAATCGCAACGACGCCCTTGCCGCCATGAGGGTTTGGGTGGATACGGTCATCAAGGAGCGGGAGCTTCGGGAGAGCGTGGAAGTGGCGTTGTATGACTCGGTTGAGGAACTGCGCTCGGCCTATGAGCAGGGACGCGTCGACGCGGTTTCCCTGACCACGGAGGAAATCATGCTCCTGGGAGTCCGACCGGACTATGTCTACATCCCGAACCAGGATCACGGCTTTCATGTCCGGTATGTGCTCCTCGTGCGTCGCGACGGCGCGGTCGCCGACGTGGCGGACCTCACGGGGCATGAGCTGGTCGTTGCCGATCATCAGCGGATGGTCTTCGCCGGATTCTGGCTGGAAAGCCTGCTGGCCGACGTTGACGGCAACCGGACTGGCAGGCGGCTTGTGGATCAGGCCAGGGTGGCGAAACCGTCCAAAGCCATCTTGCGGGTCTTTTTTCAACAGGCCCAGGCCGCCCTGGTCACCTTGGAAGCTTTTGAGCTGGCGTGCGAACTCAATCCGCAGCTTCGCGACGAACTCAAGGTCTTGCGTGAATCGCCGCCACTGGTGACAGCCTTATTTCTTTTCCGGCCGGACTGGCATGGAGTCACAAGGGAACGGCTCGAAGAGGCTGTCTTGAATCTGCATGCCACTCCCGGAGGTCAGCAGGTGCTCACCGTGTTCCAGAGTTCCCGCATGGAGAAGCAGCCTGGCTCCGTACTGGACTCCACGCGAAGCTTTCTTGAGCGATATCTTGGGTTCGCGCCTGATCCGCCGCCCGGGGAGGAACCGTCATGACCTCACGGATCTGGCTGGCCGGGATGAGGCAAGGGAGGCGATCGACCCGCTTCCTGTCAGAAATGTCTCAACTGTCTGGCACAAAATGGGAAGCGCCTTGAA comes from the Desulfonatronum sp. SC1 genome and includes:
- a CDS encoding PhnD/SsuA/transferrin family substrate-binding protein — encoded protein: MAFLLVMYAAGWSHAEPELVRSDQVVRLGISSRTFPATNRNDALAAMRVWVDTVIKERELRESVEVALYDSVEELRSAYEQGRVDAVSLTTEEIMLLGVRPDYVYIPNQDHGFHVRYVLLVRRDGAVADVADLTGHELVVADHQRMVFAGFWLESLLADVDGNRTGRRLVDQARVAKPSKAILRVFFQQAQAALVTLEAFELACELNPQLRDELKVLRESPPLVTALFLFRPDWHGVTRERLEEAVLNLHATPGGQQVLTVFQSSRMEKQPGSVLDSTRSFLERYLGFAPDPPPGEEPS